The window GCAATGCATACGCTACCCAAAAGGAGACATTGCTCACGGTTCACATCACTTTCTAAATATGATTTGGATAGAGAATGTAAACTCTTAGGAATCAAAATAAATGACTCTAAATTATACTTTTTCCCATTTACATTAACATCTGTATCTACGGGGCCGACCTCAATGTCTAATGAATCTCCCTTAGCACCATCAACGATTAGTTCTAGAAACCGGTCTATTCTGAAATCAGTCACATCTCTAATATTATTTTCATTTACTCCGTGCACGCTAAGCAACGAGATAGCTTCTGCGTAATTCTCAATAGAAGTTTTCTCGGAACTCAAAAAACCTTTATTTCGTGCAAACTGCTCCCATAAGGGATCCTGTGTAAAGTTTATTATATTTGAATTTCTCCTACTTACTGCTATTACTGCGATCAGCAAGATTATTAGTACAATAATAGCTACAAAAATAATTCCTTTTTTCAGTGGAACCACGAATCTATACCGCATTTTAGACATTCTGGGGCACCTTCTTTTATCATATCTATACATATTTTGATCCACCGTCTTCTTTTCAATTCACATTTAAGTTCCTTCTCGAGACTTCCGCATGATGGATCATCTGGTTCATCTAAACATTTAGGTCTCATCTTCATACAAGCGTCATAATATACATGCATGTAGAAACCACACCAGAAACAAGTCCATAGTAGCTTGCCTGATGGGTCAATATAATTTGTCGAATTATTCTTTACGTATGTATACAAGTTTAAACCATCAACGTATCCAATCGGGTCTCTGCTAATGAACCTGCCGATTTGCGGCGAATAATATCTTGCTCTTAAATAGACCAGATTGTCTGCTTCGCTGAATTGCTGCTCTCCCGTGAAGCCGTAGGGGTTGGTGGCAGAGCCGGAGGAAGCGATTAAGCTGCCGAAGGAATCGTAAGTGTAGGAGGCAACAACTGCCTCATTGTTAGCTGTCAATTGTCTAGTGCTTCCTAAGCCATCGTGGAGATAAAACGAATTCGCATCCGCTCGCTTCATACTGATTAAATCATCGCCATAAGTATAGGTTGCCTAATTTAACAAGAAGAAAATCAAAGATGCTAAATTAAAAAATGGTGGCTGTCTGTAATTTCCCTCTATTCTCTGCGAGAAAGCTGTTTATCGCTTGTTTTATAAAACAACGCCAATGCAATAACCACCAAGCCGATGATTATACCTAATATAAATTTGCTTTCCCCCCTCCCCGAAAAACCAATATAGCTTAGTAAAACAACCATAATGCCGGTGAACAAACTGAGTCCCTGTTCCAACTTGCTTCTTCTTGGTCGCTTAATGTTCCACATTTTTGTTTATACCCTTAATCATCTTTAACAGTACAGAACAGATAGGCCCCCGTCGCCTCGCCGGCACAGTAAAGCGCCCATGCACCACCGCCTATACCAACAGCGGGGCAGAACATACCACCCGCACCCACTCCTCCCATTCCTAACGCGGCCCAAAGCGAACTACAGAGTGGTGTCATTGCATCTCCCATACACGCGCTAAGAGATGGATAGCCCCGCCGTCTCCATCGTGGTGGTCCTGATGGTCTTTCCCTTCTTATGCCATATGGATCGCTGAAATTGACAGGATCATTTTCTACATATGCATACAAATTTATTCCGCCCTCATACCCAATTGGGTCTTTTGAAATAAATCTGCCAATACTTGGCTTGTAATACCTTGCTCTTAAAAAGACTAAACTGTCTGCTTCGTTAAATTGCTGCTCGCCGGTGAAGCCATAGGGATTAACAACTGAGCCCACAGAGGAAATTACATTACCAAAAGCATCATAATCATACGAGGCAACCACGGACTCGTTGTCAGCGGCCAATTGTCTCGTGCTTCCTAAGCCATCGCAGAGATAATAAGAATTCGCATCAGCTCTATTCATACTGATTAAATCATCGCCATAAGTATAAGCAGCCAAGACTGAATTTGTATCAGTCGTTTCCATTAATACCTGAACAAGCGAAAATAGGCGGCTGTACATAGTTTTTGCAATATTATCGTCTAATCAGTTATTACCTTCTGATCAGTATGATGTCCACGTATTACCAGATGCGTTGTGATTTTATAAGCTTGCCACGCGATCAAAAGTAATATTATGCTTGCTATCTTAGCACGAAGCGAATGGGTATGTCCCATCAGTTCCATAATTGCAACAGAAGAAGATACCCATAAAATAGCAACCAGATATCCTATAAACTGTTTAACCAATGTTTCTCGATGTTTCTGCTCTAATGGTTTAGACAATTGAAACCATCTGCCTAGATTTTTGCGACACATCCAACATAAGCAACCGATGATTATTGCGGCTAACAAAATTACCAAATTCACCGGTATAACATAAGGCATCTCTGGCATAAGTAACCTGAGTTTTTCGAACATAGTGCCCAAAAGTAGGAAACCAAGAAGAAAAATAGTAATTAACCATATCCTGAGGGTGGTTTTTGCAGAACTCCGTAGCCATGAATAAATCGCGAGATATACGCAATAGACCCCAGTAAAAACCATCAATATTGTGACAATTAAAAAGGAAAACGAAAAAGCCTGCTTTGAATCAGTCATGTGCCAAATTGCGAATGCCATTGCAAAAACTATATACAAACCTATGCATCCTGACAGAATCGCCGAAATTCTTGCTAAAAATTTACTTGGTTCTGAAAATAGCTCTTTCCGTTTCATATATGTCTCCTTTATGGACATGGACATGGAACAAGTGAGCAATCCATCAAATCGGCCGCCAGCCCAATTTCGCACCCTGCTTCGAAACTGAGCCCAGCGTCATAGGCAATAGCAAGAAGAGGACCCCATACCGCAACACATGTACCTTTACATATTTCTTTTGCTATTGGTGGCATCCGCTTACCACAATCACTTAGACAGTCTTTAAAACCATCTTCAGCCGCCTTTATAATGGCTTCTCCAATTGACATACATAAGGAAAATGTCACGTAAGCATCTTCAATACATTTATCTCGAGCCGGACATTTGCCTTTGGGATCTGTATAATTAACCGGGTTATTCCTCACATAAGCATATAAGTTTATACCACCTTCGTAGCCTATCGGATCCCTGCTCAAAAATCTTCCTGCGGCGGGGTTGTAGTATCTTGCCCTCAGATAAAGCAGTTCGCTTGAACTGTCAAACTGTTCGCCTGTGAAGCCATAGGCGTTGGTGATAGAACCAGAAGAAGCGATTAAGCTGCCGAAGGAGTCGTAGGTGTAGGAAGCGACCACTGTCTCACTATCATCTGTCAACTGTTTGACGGAGCCGAGGCCGTCATAAAGATAGAACGAATTTACATCCGCTCGCTTCATACTTATTAAGTCATTGCCGTAATTATAGACGGCCTGAACTGTGCCTGCGGTATCGGTTTCCATAACCACCTGAACAAATTGGTTTTATCCTGCTTATTTTAACTTCGAAAAAACCATGAACCAGTACACCATTATGACAATACTATTGTTTGACATGCCGTCCACCATATTTCTAATTTGCTGCAGGAGTTGGTAGTATTTTCTTTCTTCTTCTATGCGCTATCAGCCAAGCTCCTAAAAAAGCGCATACCCAAAGTAAGGCCATCTGGAGAATCCAAGAAAATCCTAGGATAACTTGGAAATGGTTTTTGATGGACCATGGAATTCCGACAAGGATAGCTTTCGATAAGAGAATAATAGTAGCAATAGTTACTAACAGGTTAACTATTATTATTGTAATTATCCGATTACTTCTCGATATAAGACTTATGACAATAGCCGTTAAAAAACCCGAAATACCAAAACCTAACACGTCTAATAAACAAGATATCGAAATGCACAGGTAGGGATAAGGAAGCCATTCAGTTGATATTAGAAGCTGAACCCTTGAAGAAAGAGTCAAAAACAAAGGAATAAATATACATATACACAATACGGAACCGATAATAATTGAAATAATTTCTGTAAATATATTTTTGTAACTATAACTCATTTGGCAGTTTCCTTTCACCTAACTAGAAGATGCCTGGCCCCATCGTTCCTTTCGATGATGCACAAAGGGAACGGCAAGCCCAATCCTTAGCCACACACTTAAACCATCCTATTAGTCCGGGATTTGTAATTTTGCACTCCCAAAACTTTTGGTTGCAACAACCAATACAGGCCTGGGTATTAAAAGCGTCGGAAGCCATGCCTGGACAACCTTCAGTTTCCTCAAGTTGTTCTTTCCATTTTTGACATGCACTCTTCATCTTCAAACCTGACGGGTCTACAAGGTTAACAGGATTATTGTTCACGTATGCATACAAGTTTATACCACCATCATACCCAATCGGGTCTTTGGAGATAAACCTGCCAATACTTGGCTTGTAATATCTGGCTCTTAAGAATACTAAATCGTCTGCTTCACTGAACTGCTGCTCTCCCGTGAAACCGTAGGCGTTAGCTACAGAGCCAGAAGAAGCGATTACGCTGCCGAATGAATCATAGGTGTAGGAGGCAACCACTGCTTGATTGTCTGCTGTTAATTGCCGTGTGCTTCCCAAGCCATCATAATGATAGAACGAATTTACATCAGCTCTGTTCATACTGATTAAATCATCGCCGTAGGTATAGACGGCCTGAACTGTGCCTGCGGTATCGGTTTCCATAAGCACCTGAGTAAGCGGCGACGCCACATCATTTATATATTTAGTTTTTACGCCGTTTTGGGTTTTGCTTATTCTTACGCCCTCGCCATTATATTCATAAAGAGTATTGCCGGCCGGCTCGGATACGGACAAAAGGTGGTTTGCCCAATCCCAGGAGCAGGTTGTAGTGCTGCCGGCGGCGGTTTTTGTCTGGAGGTTGCCGCAGCCGTCGTAAGCATAAGTAATAGTTGCGCCGCCGGCGGCTTCTGTCAATAGCTGATTATTATTGTTATAGGTGTAACTGGTTGTATTTCCATCCTTAACCATACTGGTCCTATTACCTACATCGTCATACTGGTAGGAAATAGAGTAGGCATTTGAGCCGGTGCGGGTTTCGGAAGTGAGCTGATAGATTTCGTCATACTCATAGGTTACAGATGAGCCGCTGTATTCTGATACTGATAATCTATTGCCCGCATAGTCGTACGTATAGCTGAAAGAAGATAATACCGCCCCTGTTGAGTCTTTGTTTACCAAAGAGAGGAGCCAATTCCTCTGCGAATCATAGGCGTATAGCGTATAGCTGCCGTTGGGGTAGTCGGCCTGCGTCAGCTTGCCTAAAGAGTCATATCGGTAAGCTGTTAAACCGGCAGGAGCATTGACCTCTATGAGGCGATTAAGCTCGTCATAGGCATAGACGGTAATACCGCTGTTGGGGTCGGTCAATTGCGTTCTATTGCCGGCGGCGTCATATTGATAGTTTACGGTTTTATTGTTCGTGTCGGTAACGGAGGTCAATCTATTGAGATAATCGTAGGTGTAAGAGGTGGTGCCGGCTGGGTCTGTCATCGAGGTCCTGTTGCCCAGGCCATCGTAAGTGTAGTTGATATAATGCCACTTGGAAACACACACGCCATTTTCACATAATTCCTCGGCGCCACAGCTTGATATGCAGTGTCCCTGACCATCACATACTTCGCAGTTGGAAGACACGCATGTTGACTGGCAGCTGCCGTTTACACAGGTTCGACATTGGCTGGAGAAACAATAATTGTAACATACGCCACAATGACAGTACTGACAAGGTCCGCACGGCGAACGGCACTCAAGACAAGGACAGCCCCAGGCAGAGGCGGAAAATACGAACAAGACCACAAGCGTAGATAAAATAACGAAGCTTCTCGATAGTTTAAGATTATTTTTCATAAACAGCTCCTCAATTTTCATATTTTATCTGAGTTAAGCGGTTAATATTGTCGTAGGTGTAATAAGTGAAACGGCCTTTTCCGTCTCTTCTGGTCAGCATATTGCCTTCAGCATCGTAGGTGTAGGATTCGTATTCGCCAAGAGGATAGGTTACTTTAGTCAGCCGATTTAAGTTATCATAGGTATAGGTAGTGGTATTCCCCTTTGCATCTTTTAAGGATACGAGATTGCCCGCTCTATCATAAGTGTAGGAGGTATCATTTCCATTTGCATCTGTTACTTTGGTGAGCCGGTTTAACGGGTCATATTCGTAATCGGTTGTATTTCCATTCTCGTCCCTACGCTGACTTAAGCCGCAGCAACTGTAGGTGTATTGAATATAGTTCGAATCAGGATGGGTTATTTTTGTTACGCGGTTTAAATTATCATATTCATAGGAAGTAGCCCCATTTTCATTGGTCATCGATAATTTTCTGCCGATAACGTCGTAGGTGTAAGTAGTTATATTCCCGTTAGGGTCGGTAGTTTGGATGAGATTACCGTTGGGGTCATAATCGTAAAAAGCAGGATTTCCCAATGCATCTGTCATCGAGGCAACCAGGCCATTGCCATCATAAGTATAGGAAATGACAGAAAGAACAGTTTGGTTAGGGTCTTTCTCTGTAACAGACAGGAGATTATTAAAACTATCATATTCATAAGATGTGACTTTGCCTCTGGGGTCAGTGGCTGAAATCCGGTTATTTTTCGTATCGTAGGTGTATGACCAGCTATTATTTAACGGGTCGGTTTTGGAGAGGAGATTATGCTTTGTGTCATAAGTATAGTAAGTTACACGCCCCATTTTATCTCTTACCTGTATTTTGTTACGATTATCATCGTAAGTATATAAAACATTATTTCCTGAATCATCTTCTATCTTTATGGTATCTCCATAATAAGGCCAGGGGCAGTAGTCGACGCAAGTATTCGAGTCTGGAGTGTAATAGGTAGAGTTTCCCCTTGGGTCTATCACATAGATGGGACCTCCCGCACCTCCGTTACATTGATATAAGTTATCGTTAGGGTCGGTTATCTCCGACACCCATATTTCTCCCAAACCAGCGTATTCAATCGTGTAGGTGCCCTTCGGCCCGGTGATAGAAGTAATATTGTTGTGATTGTCATAAGCGTAGGTAAATGTATTTCCCGCCATATCCACCACTTGGGCGAGATTGCCGTTGGCATCGTATGTAAACGTCGCTTCT is drawn from Phycisphaerae bacterium and contains these coding sequences:
- a CDS encoding RHS repeat-associated core domain-containing protein — translated: MKRADANSFYLHDGLGSTRQLTANNEAVVASYTYDSFGSLIASSGSATNPYGFTGEQQFSEADNLVYLRARYYSPQIGRFISRDPIGYVDGLNLYTYVKNNSTNYIDPSGKLLWTCFWCGFYMHVYYDACMKMRPKCLDEPDDPSCGSLEKELKCELKRRRWIKICIDMIKEGAPECLKCGIDSWFH
- a CDS encoding RHS repeat-associated core domain-containing protein; protein product: METTDTNSVLAAYTYGDDLISMNRADANSYYLCDGLGSTRQLAADNESVVASYDYDAFGNVISSVGSVVNPYGFTGEQQFNEADSLVFLRARYYKPSIGRFISKDPIGYEGGINLYAYVENDPVNFSDPYGIRRERPSGPPRWRRRGYPSLSACMGDAMTPLCSSLWAALGMGGVGAGGMFCPAVGIGGGAWALYCAGEATGAYLFCTVKDD
- a CDS encoding RHS repeat-associated core domain-containing protein, encoding METDTAGTVQAVYNYGNDLISMKRADVNSFYLYDGLGSVKQLTDDSETVVASYTYDSFGSLIASSGSITNAYGFTGEQFDSSSELLYLRARYYNPAAGRFLSRDPIGYEGGINLYAYVRNNPVNYTDPKGKCPARDKCIEDAYVTFSLCMSIGEAIIKAAEDGFKDCLSDCGKRMPPIAKEICKGTCVAVWGPLLAIAYDAGLSFEAGCEIGLAADLMDCSLVPCPCP